In one window of Maribacter sp. BPC-D8 DNA:
- a CDS encoding DUF4345 domain-containing protein has translation MKNPKNLNLLLSGVIVIIAGIVYGGHPTYIMPELLGFEVVDLELKNMLRAVMGIYIGVGLFWVLGSLKAKLWYGATLCNVLYMGGISFGRIVSTLFDGVSPLFTPALILELLFFGWGLYNLKKYKE, from the coding sequence ATGAAGAATCCAAAAAATCTTAATTTATTATTATCGGGAGTTATAGTCATCATCGCCGGTATCGTCTATGGTGGTCACCCAACGTACATTATGCCCGAACTTTTGGGTTTTGAAGTGGTTGATTTAGAGCTAAAGAATATGTTACGTGCGGTAATGGGAATTTATATCGGCGTAGGGCTGTTTTGGGTATTGGGGTCGCTTAAAGCTAAGCTTTGGTATGGTGCAACTTTATGTAATGTGCTCTATATGGGCGGAATTTCTTTTGGTAGAATAGTAAGTACACTTTTTGACGGAGTTTCACCATTATTCACTCCCGCATTAATTCTAGAACTATTGTTCTTCGGTTGGGGATTGTATAATCTTAAAAAATATAAAGAGTAG
- a CDS encoding KpsF/GutQ family sugar-phosphate isomerase has translation MATDTIISLAKKTIETERDAIAQLSSLLTDDFASIVNCIIEAKGRVIISGIGKSAIIATKIVATMNSTGTPAIFMHAGDAIHGDLGTVQDNDVVICISNSGNTPEIKMLVPLIKRGTNKLIAMTGNTDSFLAKQADYILNTHVDKEACPNGLAPTTSTTAQLVMGDALAIVLLEIKGFSSSDFAKYHPGGSLGKRLYLRVADLVSKNQVPQVQKDEEVKKVIVEISKKMLGVTAVLDGEKVVGIVTDGDIRRMLNKHDNIKGLTAEDIMTKNPKTIPANTLAIKALEHMQKKGISQLLAMDKDIYVGVIHLHNLINEGIL, from the coding sequence ATTGCAACGGACACCATTATTAGCTTAGCGAAAAAAACCATTGAAACTGAGCGTGATGCTATAGCACAACTTTCCTCTCTTTTAACCGATGATTTTGCTAGTATCGTAAACTGCATTATTGAAGCAAAAGGGCGCGTTATCATTTCTGGTATCGGAAAGAGCGCTATCATTGCCACAAAAATTGTAGCTACCATGAATTCTACGGGTACTCCCGCAATTTTCATGCATGCTGGCGATGCTATACATGGAGACCTAGGAACGGTACAAGATAATGATGTTGTAATCTGCATTTCTAACAGTGGAAATACACCCGAAATTAAAATGTTGGTTCCACTAATAAAAAGAGGTACGAACAAGTTAATTGCCATGACCGGTAACACCGATTCTTTTTTGGCAAAACAAGCAGATTATATTTTAAATACACATGTTGATAAGGAAGCTTGCCCTAACGGACTAGCACCTACAACGAGTACTACTGCACAATTAGTTATGGGTGATGCCCTTGCAATTGTGCTTTTAGAAATCAAAGGATTTAGCAGTTCAGATTTTGCAAAATACCACCCAGGTGGATCTTTAGGCAAGAGATTATATTTAAGAGTTGCAGACTTAGTAAGTAAAAACCAAGTACCTCAAGTTCAAAAAGATGAGGAGGTTAAAAAAGTAATTGTAGAAATCTCTAAAAAAATGTTAGGGGTAACTGCTGTACTTGATGGCGAAAAAGTTGTCGGTATCGTAACCGATGGCGATATTAGACGCATGCTAAACAAACATGATAATATTAAAGGCTTAACTGCCGAAGACATCATGACTAAAAACCCTAAAACCATACCAGCAAACACTTTGGCTATTAAAGCTTTAGAGCACATGCAAAAAAAGGGAATATCACAATTGTTGGCCATGGATAAGGATATTTATGTTGGCGTTATTCATTTACATAATTTAATAAACGAAGGTATTTTATAA
- the tatC gene encoding twin-arginine translocase subunit TatC, whose translation MSSKTTTPPNEMSFLDHLEELRWHLIRSVLAVVIIGSVAFLMKGFIFDTIIFGPKNMDFPTYRFFCDIATWLNKVQSFTVIDSSFCGDEFPFSIQSREMGGQFSAHIWTSIWAGVILGFPYILYEMWKFISPGLHANERKNSRGFILIASILFFIGVLFGYYIVAPLSINFLGSYVVSDSVLNEFDLDSYIGTLKISVLACGILFELPIIIFFLTKVGLVTPELMKKYRKIALVVVLILSAVITPPDVTSQIIVAIPVIFLYQISIYISGMVLRKERKKAEKEKKKNRNVKPN comes from the coding sequence ATGAGTTCCAAAACTACCACGCCACCAAACGAGATGTCATTTCTTGATCATCTAGAAGAATTAAGATGGCACTTAATTAGATCCGTATTAGCTGTTGTTATCATTGGAAGTGTTGCATTTTTGATGAAAGGTTTCATATTCGACACTATTATTTTCGGACCTAAAAATATGGATTTTCCGACGTATCGCTTTTTTTGTGATATCGCTACGTGGTTAAATAAAGTACAATCTTTTACAGTAATTGATTCCTCTTTTTGTGGTGATGAATTTCCATTCTCAATACAGAGTAGGGAAATGGGCGGACAGTTTTCAGCCCACATCTGGACCTCTATTTGGGCAGGTGTTATACTTGGCTTTCCCTATATTTTATATGAAATGTGGAAGTTTATTAGTCCCGGTCTTCATGCGAACGAACGCAAGAATTCAAGAGGATTTATACTAATTGCCTCTATCTTATTTTTTATCGGTGTTTTATTCGGATACTACATCGTAGCGCCACTTTCTATTAACTTCTTAGGATCTTACGTAGTAAGTGATTCTGTATTAAACGAGTTCGATTTAGATTCTTATATAGGTACATTAAAAATATCTGTGCTTGCTTGTGGTATTTTATTCGAATTACCGATCATCATTTTCTTTTTGACCAAAGTAGGTTTGGTTACACCTGAATTGATGAAGAAGTACAGAAAAATTGCCTTGGTAGTTGTTCTAATACTTTCTGCGGTGATAACACCACCAGACGTTACAAGTCAAATTATAGTTGCTATACCAGTAATATTTTTATATCAAATAAGTATTTATATTTCTGGAATGGTATTGAGAAAAGAAAGAAAAAAAGCTGAAAAAGAAAAAAAGAAAAATAGAAATGTCAAACCAAATTGA
- a CDS encoding GyrI-like domain-containing protein, with protein MVPKIIDLQSKNLVGLSQEMSLIDNKTPELWKGFRQRSKEVLNRSSDDFISLQEYPSDYFQVFSPAKKFVKWACVEVEDFDSVPEGINNLVLEGGLFAVFNYKGTAKDAQVFFQYIYGEWIPNSDYNLDDRAHFEVLGAKYKNNDPNSEEEVWIPIKAK; from the coding sequence ATGGTGCCTAAAATTATTGATTTACAAAGTAAAAATCTTGTAGGTCTTTCTCAAGAAATGAGTTTGATCGATAATAAAACTCCAGAACTTTGGAAAGGCTTTAGGCAGCGTAGTAAGGAAGTTTTAAATAGGTCATCTGATGATTTTATCTCTTTGCAAGAATATCCTTCAGACTATTTTCAAGTGTTTTCACCGGCTAAAAAGTTTGTAAAATGGGCTTGTGTTGAGGTTGAAGATTTTGATTCTGTTCCTGAAGGAATTAATAATCTTGTTTTAGAGGGCGGATTATTTGCCGTTTTTAATTACAAGGGGACTGCAAAAGATGCACAGGTATTTTTTCAATATATTTATGGGGAATGGATTCCTAATTCAGATTATAATTTAGATGACCGTGCTCATTTTGAAGTGCTGGGTGCAAAATATAAAAACAATGATCCTAACTCAGAAGAAGAAGTTTGGATTCCGATAAAAGCGAAATGA
- the lptB gene encoding LPS export ABC transporter ATP-binding protein — translation MKLRADNIMKSYRGRRVVKGISLEVNQGEIVGLLGPNGAGKTTSFYMIVGLIKPNGGSIYLDDMEITKFPMYKRAQNGIGYLAQEASVFRKLSIEKNILSVLQLTKLSKKEQHMKMESLIEEFGLGHIRKSRGDLLSGGERRRTEIARALATDPKFILLDEPFAGVDPVAVEDIQRIVAQLKDKNIGILITDHNVQETLAITERSYLMFEGGILKSGEPEELAADEMVRKVYLGQNFELRKKKLDF, via the coding sequence ATGAAGTTACGTGCCGACAATATAATGAAGTCCTACAGAGGTCGTAGGGTGGTTAAAGGAATTTCTCTTGAGGTAAACCAAGGTGAAATTGTAGGATTACTTGGACCAAATGGTGCCGGTAAAACAACTTCCTTTTACATGATTGTTGGACTTATAAAACCTAATGGTGGCAGCATCTATTTAGATGACATGGAGATTACAAAATTCCCCATGTACAAAAGAGCACAGAACGGTATTGGATACTTGGCACAAGAAGCATCTGTTTTTAGAAAGCTAAGTATTGAAAAGAATATTTTAAGCGTACTTCAACTGACAAAACTGAGCAAGAAAGAGCAACACATGAAAATGGAGTCGCTTATCGAGGAGTTCGGTTTAGGTCATATTCGTAAAAGTCGTGGTGATTTATTATCTGGTGGTGAACGAAGAAGAACGGAAATCGCTAGAGCTTTAGCTACCGATCCAAAATTTATTCTACTTGATGAACCTTTTGCAGGGGTTGACCCCGTAGCTGTAGAAGACATACAGCGTATTGTAGCGCAGTTAAAAGACAAAAACATTGGTATACTTATTACCGATCACAACGTACAAGAAACACTCGCTATTACAGAGCGTTCTTACCTCATGTTTGAAGGTGGTATTTTAAAGTCTGGTGAGCCAGAAGAATTGGCTGCAGATGAAATGGTACGTAAAGTATACTTAGGCCAAAACTTTGAACTTCGTAAGAAGAAGTTAGATTTCTAG
- a CDS encoding MFS transporter, with the protein MKNPEKAPWYYLLLLILAGESVFILPFVLQRVFRPTVLKVFELDNVSLGLCFSVYGFVALVSYLLGGPLADKYQPRKLIAIALWMTALGGLVFATFPDYLTLQILYGFWGFTTIFLFWSPMIKATRVWGGSGSQGKAFGFLDGGRGLVGALFGTLGVLVFSHFMSADLEVATLEESRFAFRYVILTSSAIVSIVGVLVWFFMRLPASLENDIVVERITVSQIKEVLRLPSVLLLMIIILCAYVGYKITDIFSLYAQDVMLYNEVESAEVGTFLLFARPIVGVFIGVIADRSRPSLFLLLGFVVALIGSLIFASGMVADVSYFMFLFSIMIVALGVYAIRSLYFAVMQSGKIPLVLTGTAVGLISLIGYTPDIFAGPAMGYLLDASPGLKGHQHVFWMLAVFSFIGGIAAFRYFQLYGKPFNEESKKS; encoded by the coding sequence ATGAAAAACCCCGAAAAAGCGCCTTGGTATTATTTGTTGTTATTAATTTTAGCAGGGGAAAGTGTTTTTATTTTGCCTTTTGTATTGCAACGTGTTTTTAGACCTACAGTATTAAAAGTATTTGAACTGGATAATGTTTCTCTCGGACTCTGTTTCTCTGTTTATGGTTTCGTTGCCTTGGTGTCGTATTTATTAGGCGGACCGTTAGCAGATAAATATCAACCTAGAAAATTAATCGCCATAGCGCTGTGGATGACTGCTTTAGGCGGACTAGTTTTTGCCACATTCCCAGATTATTTGACCTTACAGATTTTATACGGCTTCTGGGGTTTTACTACTATTTTCTTGTTCTGGTCACCTATGATAAAAGCTACGCGTGTATGGGGCGGTAGTGGTTCTCAAGGTAAAGCTTTTGGTTTTTTAGATGGCGGTAGAGGTTTGGTTGGTGCACTTTTTGGCACTCTAGGCGTTCTTGTCTTTTCTCATTTTATGTCGGCAGATTTAGAAGTTGCCACTTTAGAGGAAAGTAGATTTGCATTTCGGTATGTGATATTGACATCTTCAGCTATAGTTTCGATTGTAGGTGTTCTGGTTTGGTTTTTTATGCGATTGCCTGCAAGTCTTGAAAACGATATTGTCGTTGAAAGAATCACCGTTTCTCAAATTAAAGAAGTACTTCGCTTACCTTCGGTTTTACTTTTAATGATCATAATTCTTTGTGCCTATGTAGGATATAAAATCACCGATATTTTTTCGCTTTATGCGCAAGATGTTATGCTGTACAATGAGGTGGAATCTGCAGAGGTGGGTACGTTTTTATTATTCGCAAGACCAATAGTAGGTGTTTTTATTGGAGTTATAGCAGACCGTTCTAGACCTAGCTTATTTTTATTATTAGGTTTTGTGGTCGCGCTAATTGGGTCTTTAATATTTGCATCTGGCATGGTTGCCGATGTTTCTTATTTCATGTTCTTATTCTCCATTATGATTGTGGCACTAGGGGTATATGCAATTCGTTCTTTATATTTCGCGGTAATGCAGAGTGGTAAAATTCCGCTAGTATTGACAGGTACTGCGGTGGGGTTAATTTCGTTGATAGGGTATACTCCCGATATTTTTGCTGGTCCGGCAATGGGCTATTTGTTAGATGCGTCACCAGGATTAAAAGGGCATCAACATGTATTTTGGATGCTAGCTGTATTTTCATTTATCGGGGGAATAGCGGCGTTTAGATATTTTCAACTTTATGGCAAACCATTCAATGAAGAATCCAAAAAATCTTAA
- a CDS encoding carboxymuconolactone decarboxylase family protein — translation MSNQIEEFNAYRSKMNEKLLADNNKVVKRIFNLDTNAFAAGSLDVKTKELLGLVASTVLRCDDCVKYHLESSYNEGVSKEEIMETLSIATLVGGTIVIPHLRKAYEYWEELENQQG, via the coding sequence ATGTCAAACCAAATTGAAGAATTTAATGCCTACCGTTCTAAGATGAACGAGAAGTTGTTGGCTGATAATAATAAAGTTGTAAAACGCATATTTAACTTAGACACCAACGCTTTTGCTGCAGGTTCTTTAGACGTTAAAACTAAAGAGTTATTAGGTCTTGTAGCCTCAACCGTACTTCGTTGCGACGATTGTGTAAAATATCATTTAGAGAGTTCTTATAATGAAGGGGTTTCTAAAGAAGAGATTATGGAAACGCTAAGTATTGCTACATTGGTTGGCGGTACTATTGTTATACCACATTTACGAAAAGCTTACGAGTATTGGGAAGAATTAGAAAACCAACAAGGTTAA